GATCAAGTCCGCCAACGGGTTACGGTAGCCCGCGACACCGCGGCCCAACGCTGGCGCGAGCATGGCTTCCGGACCAACGCCGAGGTCAGTGGGACACTGCTGCGTCGCCGATTCCGCCCTGGCAACACCGCGATGGAACCGCTGCGGACCGCGCTGGATCGCGGAATCCTGAGCATCCGCGGCCTCGATCGCACGCTGCGAGTCGCATGGACGTTGAGCGACTTGGCCGGCCGCACCACGCCGGGGCGCGACGAGGTGGCCACCGCGCTGAGTTTCCGTCAGGCGGGTGCGGCACGATGACCGACGAGACCCAGCTCGCCTGGGCCTACCTGTCGCGGGTCGTCGAGCCACCGTGCGCCGAACTTGCCGCGCTGGTGGCGCGGGTCGGGCCGGTCGACGCGGCCGAGCGGGTGCGACGGGGGACCGTCGACGACACCGTGGCCCGGCGCACCGAAGCCAGGCGCGACATCGACCGTGCCGCAATCGATCTCGAACTGCTGAGGCGCCGCGGCGGACGACTGATCACTCCCGGCGACGAGGAGTGGCCGACACTGGCGTTGACCGCCTTCGGCGGGCCCGCGGTCGCGGCAAGACCGCAGGGCCGAACACCCCTGGTGCTATGGGCGCTGGGACCGGCCCGCATCGACGACGCCGCGGGGCGGGCCGCCGCGATCGTCGGAACCCGTGCGGCAACCAGCTACGGCGAACACGTGGCCGCGGACCTGGCGGTAGGACTGGCCGAGCGCGATGTCGCGGTGGTCTCCGGCGGGGCGTACGGAATCGACGGGGCGGCCCATCGTGCCGCACTGTCGGTCGACGGACTGACCGTGGCGGTGCTGGCCGGTGGCATCGACATTCTCTATCCCGCAGGGCATTCCGCGCTGTTGCATCGCATCGCGACCGACGGGTTGCTGATCACCGAATATCCGCCGGGCGTCCGTCCGGCGCGGCATCGGTTTCTGACGCGCAACCGGTTGGTCGCCGCGTTCGCCGGGGCCTCGGTCGTGGTCGAGGCAGGGCTGCGCAGCGGCGCCGCCAACACCGCCGCCTGGGCCCGGGCGCTCGGACGCGTCGTCGGTGCGGTGCCCGGGCCGGTGACGTCCTCGGTCTCCAGTGGTTGCCATGCGCTGCTGCGCACGGGTGCCGAGCTGATCACTCGAGCCGACGACGTCGTCGAGTTGGTCGGCAACATCGGCGAGTTGGCCGACGAGCCGAACAGTCCGGCGAGCCCGCTCGACGGGCTGGGGGAGGAGGAGCGACGGGTGTACGAGGCGCTGCCCGGCCGCGGGACCGCGACGGTCGACGAGATCGCGATCGCCGCGGCCGTCGATCCCGCTCGCGTCCTGGCCCCGCTGGCGATGCTGGAGATCGCCGGCCTGGTCGAGCGGCGCGACGGCTGCTGGCGGATCGTGCGACGTCGTAGCCAACCGGCCTGATCGGTAACGCCTCTATAGTCGAGAGGGTCAACGCCGAGGGAGAGGATTCCGGTGCCCGGTCGACCAGTGCACACGTTCGAAGTGGTGCGCACCGAACACATCACGTCGCACATGGTTCGAGTTGTGTTGGGCGGCAACGGCTTCGACACCTTTACGCCCAGCGAGTTCACCGATTCCTACGTCAAGCTGGTCTTCGTGCCCGATGACGTCGATGTGGCCGCGCTGCCGCAGCCGTTGACGCTGGACTCCTTCGACGACCTGCCGGCCGCGAAGAAGCCGGTGGTGCGCACCATCACCGTGCGCGGCGCGGACCCGGCAGCCCGCGAACTCACCGTCGACATCGCGGTGCACGGCGAGCACGGCGCCGCCGGTCCGTGGGCGGCCAACGCCCAACCCGGTCAGCCGATGTACGTGATGGGCCCCAGCGGTGCCTACTCGCCCGATCCGGCCGCCGACTGGCACCTGCTGGTGGGCGACGAGACGGCGCTACCCGCGATCAGCGTTGCGCTGGAAGCGTTGCCCGACGACGCCGTTGGCCAGGTCTTCATCGAGGTCGCCGACCCTGACGACGAGATCCCGCTGACCGCGCCCGAGGGTGTGCAGATCAACTGGATCCTGCGCGGCGGCAGGTCCGACCTCGTCGGCGAGGATCGGGCCGGCGACCACTCGCCGCTGG
The sequence above is a segment of the Candidatus Mycobacterium wuenschmannii genome. Coding sequences within it:
- a CDS encoding siderophore-interacting protein, which encodes MPGRPVHTFEVVRTEHITSHMVRVVLGGNGFDTFTPSEFTDSYVKLVFVPDDVDVAALPQPLTLDSFDDLPAAKKPVVRTITVRGADPAARELTVDIAVHGEHGAAGPWAANAQPGQPMYVMGPSGAYSPDPAADWHLLVGDETALPAISVALEALPDDAVGQVFIEVADPDDEIPLTAPEGVQINWILRGGRSDLVGEDRAGDHSPLVEAVKTAFWMPGQVHAFVHGEAQAVMHNLRPYIRKERGVDAKWASISGYWRRGRTEETFRQWKKELAAAEAGEQ
- the dprA gene encoding DNA-processing protein DprA, whose translation is MTDETQLAWAYLSRVVEPPCAELAALVARVGPVDAAERVRRGTVDDTVARRTEARRDIDRAAIDLELLRRRGGRLITPGDEEWPTLALTAFGGPAVAARPQGRTPLVLWALGPARIDDAAGRAAAIVGTRAATSYGEHVAADLAVGLAERDVAVVSGGAYGIDGAAHRAALSVDGLTVAVLAGGIDILYPAGHSALLHRIATDGLLITEYPPGVRPARHRFLTRNRLVAAFAGASVVVEAGLRSGAANTAAWARALGRVVGAVPGPVTSSVSSGCHALLRTGAELITRADDVVELVGNIGELADEPNSPASPLDGLGEEERRVYEALPGRGTATVDEIAIAAAVDPARVLAPLAMLEIAGLVERRDGCWRIVRRRSQPA